The Clostridiaceae bacterium HFYG-1003 genome includes a window with the following:
- a CDS encoding nicotinamide-nucleotide amidohydrolase family protein, which translates to MKYLYITRHGETQWNLEGRFQGRGNSELTERGRRQAQGLGRVLDEEAIELIITSPLKRARQTAEFARGNRNIPLQELEDLAELDLGAWEGQLLKDLKEREPQQYHYYWNDPFRYEPSQGESYAQMLERLSRALVQIEAIAQGRRTLVVTHGMTLMGLLHLLTGAPLERILKKPVLRQTSITKVRILSQDPMNFEVETVGDTSHFISEDLHSPRVNVWDHGNAAGQNQPAVEPSVTAAEPTGAATEETLGQQAARRLLEKNLTISTAESLTGGLLAGALIDSELGISRSFLEGYITYSNEAKIRDLGVLPETLAQFGAVSEETAREMVLGCQAKSDTDLAVSTTGIAGPGGETPEKPVGLTFIALYDRGRVQVFREIFPGTRNEVRAAVVRYALERLIEALKD; encoded by the coding sequence GGCATGGGGAAACACAATGGAATCTGGAAGGGCGGTTTCAGGGACGGGGCAATTCGGAACTGACCGAGCGGGGCCGGCGCCAGGCACAGGGTCTGGGGCGGGTGCTGGATGAGGAGGCCATTGAGCTGATCATTACCAGTCCCCTGAAACGGGCCAGGCAGACCGCTGAATTTGCCAGGGGGAACCGAAACATTCCCCTGCAGGAGCTGGAGGATCTGGCGGAGCTGGACCTGGGAGCCTGGGAGGGTCAGCTGCTGAAGGATCTGAAGGAGCGGGAACCACAGCAGTATCATTATTACTGGAATGATCCGTTCCGGTATGAACCCAGCCAGGGTGAATCCTACGCACAGATGCTGGAACGACTGAGCCGGGCACTGGTTCAGATCGAAGCCATCGCCCAGGGGCGAAGAACTCTGGTGGTGACCCACGGCATGACGCTGATGGGGCTGCTTCATCTGTTGACCGGAGCTCCCCTGGAGCGGATTCTGAAAAAACCGGTACTGCGTCAGACCAGCATTACCAAGGTCCGGATCCTGTCGCAGGATCCCATGAACTTTGAGGTGGAAACGGTCGGCGATACCTCGCATTTCATTTCTGAGGATCTGCATTCTCCCCGGGTGAATGTCTGGGATCATGGGAACGCTGCCGGTCAGAACCAGCCAGCCGTTGAACCATCTGTTACAGCCGCTGAACCAACTGGTGCAGCAACGGAGGAAACCCTGGGTCAGCAGGCAGCCCGCCGGCTGCTGGAAAAGAATCTGACGATCTCCACCGCGGAAAGTCTCACCGGCGGTCTTCTGGCTGGTGCCCTCATCGATTCGGAGCTGGGAATCTCCCGGTCTTTCCTGGAGGGCTATATTACGTACTCCAATGAGGCAAAGATCCGGGATCTGGGGGTTCTGCCGGAAACCCTGGCGCAGTTTGGCGCGGTCTCCGAGGAGACGGCCCGGGAGATGGTGCTTGGCTGTCAGGCGAAATCCGATACAGATCTTGCTGTTTCCACCACAGGAATTGCCGGACCGGGCGGCGAGACCCCGGAGAAGCCGGTGGGGCTGACCTTTATCGCGCTGTATGATCGGGGCAGGGTCCAGGTGTTCCGGGAAATCTTTCCCGGAACCCGCAACGAGGTGCGGGCTGCCGTGGTTCGCTATGCCCTGGAACGACTCATCGAAGCGCTGAAGGACTGA